Proteins encoded by one window of Rutidosis leptorrhynchoides isolate AG116_Rl617_1_P2 chromosome 7, CSIRO_AGI_Rlap_v1, whole genome shotgun sequence:
- the LOC139859355 gene encoding small glutamine-rich tetratricopeptide repeat-containing protein 2-like, with translation MEKSGVTEFDLKNMADAFKLQGNKCMQRKWYPDAIRLYTVAVALCDDNAVYHCNRAAAYTQFRMYTEAIRDCNKAIEIDPNYKKAYSRLGFAYYAQGNYTEAVEKGFRKALQLDPNNESIIGNIQAAEQKLGEGRLNT, from the exons ATGGAAAAATCTGGAGTTACTGAGTTTGATCTCAAAAACATGGCTGATGCCTTCAAGTTACAAG GTAACAAATGTATGCAACGTAAGTGGTACCCAGATGCAATTCGGCTTTACACTGTTGCTGTTGCACTATGTGATGATAATGCTGTTTATCATTGCAACAG AGCAGCTGCGTACACTCAATTCAGGATGTATACTGAAGCAATCCGTGACTGCAATAAAGCGATTGAAATCGACCCGAACTACAAAAAGGCTTATAGTCGTCTAGGCTTTGCTTATTATGCTCAAGGGAATTATACGGAGGCCGTCGAAAAAGGCTTTAGGAAAG CCTTGCAATTGGATCCAAATAATGAGTCAATCATAGGAAATATTCAG GCTGCTGAGCAGAAACTCGGGGAAGGGCGACTAAACACATGA